A single region of the Streptomyces sp. NBC_01803 genome encodes:
- a CDS encoding 4-hydroxyphenylacetate 3-hydroxylase family protein, translated as MTLLTGDRYRAQLADGRELYLDGERVTSPADHPAFKPAVDELARLLDLQHAPEHRDLLTWVDPDTGDRLARGYQPPHSLEDLRLQRRSAEFWHAESLGQHGRSPAFMASIAVGVYDFRHRLEANRAGFGANAEAWYRYCAQNDLVLSHALGDPQIDRSADPVDDPDLALRVLEENEHGIVVRGAKQLTTLAPLAHEVLVYLSASFAQRGAEQFVVWFALPLNTPGLITLCREPLGGEPWGHAHPLGARFDEQDAMLFFDDVLVPWDRVFLLRDGDLARTGLGRINAWSAYIGHVRFRERLRTLLATATLVAESIGVDGFRNVQEDLGRLAGYAELTEYFLDAAESRATTTDSGLLAPGDTAASRVWSAEVAGSAVEIVRKIGASGLLMQPTAGDLAHPRLRPHLDRYMRGRGIDAERKSRLFRLAWELTGDGFGQRQDLYEYVHRGDLTRNRINLFKRYDQSATRERLRRLVEPPGALSQSPSPTQSPTAPLEAQR; from the coding sequence ATGACTCTGCTCACCGGCGACCGCTACCGGGCCCAGCTCGCCGACGGCCGCGAGCTGTACCTGGACGGCGAGCGCGTCACCAGCCCGGCCGACCACCCCGCGTTCAAGCCCGCCGTGGACGAGCTGGCCCGCCTCCTCGACCTCCAGCACGCCCCCGAACACCGCGACCTGCTCACCTGGGTCGACCCGGACACCGGCGACCGCCTCGCCCGCGGCTACCAACCGCCGCACAGCCTGGAGGACTTGCGCCTCCAGCGGCGCAGCGCCGAGTTCTGGCACGCCGAATCGCTGGGACAGCACGGCCGTTCGCCCGCGTTCATGGCGTCGATCGCGGTCGGCGTCTACGACTTCCGGCACCGGCTGGAGGCCAACCGGGCCGGCTTCGGGGCCAACGCCGAAGCCTGGTACCGGTACTGCGCCCAGAACGACCTGGTGCTGTCGCACGCGCTCGGTGACCCGCAGATCGACCGCTCCGCCGACCCCGTGGACGACCCGGACCTCGCCCTGCGGGTGCTGGAGGAGAACGAGCACGGCATCGTCGTGCGCGGCGCCAAGCAGCTCACCACCCTGGCCCCGCTGGCGCACGAGGTGCTGGTCTACCTGTCGGCCTCGTTCGCCCAGCGCGGCGCGGAGCAGTTCGTCGTCTGGTTCGCCCTGCCCCTCAACACGCCCGGCCTGATCACGCTGTGCCGCGAGCCGCTGGGCGGCGAGCCCTGGGGCCACGCCCACCCGCTCGGCGCCCGTTTCGACGAGCAGGACGCCATGCTGTTCTTCGACGACGTCCTGGTGCCCTGGGACCGGGTGTTCCTGCTCCGCGACGGCGACCTGGCGCGCACCGGCCTCGGCCGGATCAACGCCTGGAGCGCGTACATCGGGCACGTCCGGTTCCGGGAGCGGCTGCGCACGCTGCTCGCGACGGCGACCCTGGTCGCCGAGAGCATCGGCGTCGACGGCTTCCGCAACGTCCAGGAGGATTTGGGGCGGCTGGCCGGCTACGCCGAGCTGACCGAGTACTTCCTGGACGCCGCCGAGAGCCGCGCCACCACGACGGACAGCGGGCTGCTCGCGCCGGGCGACACAGCCGCCAGCCGCGTGTGGTCCGCCGAAGTGGCGGGCAGCGCCGTGGAGATCGTGCGGAAGATCGGCGCGTCGGGACTGCTGATGCAGCCCACCGCGGGCGACCTCGCCCACCCCCGGCTCCGCCCGCACCTCGACCGGTACATGCGCGGCCGGGGCATCGACGCCGAGCGGAAGTCGCGGCTGTTCCGCCTGGCCTGGGAGCTGACCGGCGACGGGTTCGGCCAGCGCCAGGACCTCTACGAGTATGTCCACCGCGGGGACTTGACCCGGAACCGGATCAACCTCTTCAAGCGCTACGACCAGAGCGCCACGCGCGAACGGCTGCGGCGGCTGGTCGAGCCCCCCGGGGCCTTGTCGCAGTCCCCGTCCCCGACCCAGTCCCCGACCGCGCCCTTGGAGGCACAGCGATGA